The Drosophila sechellia strain sech25 chromosome 2R, ASM438219v1, whole genome shotgun sequence nucleotide sequence AGCAAGAGCAACAGGACAAACATGGGAATCGGCATTGCCGGAGGAAGCGGAATTAAATGGAGTTCGGCTGCAGGTCAAGGAGATGGCTAGGGGAATATGGTTGGGAAAAGCCATGGAGAGGACCAAGTCAACTGAATGTCGTCGGGAGACATATATATGCGAACCTAAATGGGTTACAGTGGATGCCCCAAAAGTGCAACATGCTGAGCCAGGAGGTGGGCAATCACTTCAaacaaacttaattaaaatatttaatatttcccTAAGTAATATCCTTTTATTAATCGTTTGGTGTTAACAATGTCTGATCTACTTTTGCCTAATACCCTTGTTCAGGCTTTCTTTACCAAATCCTTTAATATTCCATTACTGCTCTGCCGCTTAAGCTCTCTGTGAACATAACTTTTCGGCAGACCGTGCTGTGCCATAACTTTCTGCACTGACTGTCGCTGCTGCTCGACTGGTGATTTAGTTCAATTTATATGAGCCGGATGCAACGGGCATCACCCTTTGGCTGATGGCTGACACAGGATACACGTATTTCCttagtttattttaaatgccATTTAAACTGCTGCTCTCGActaataccctaatgacataTTTTAATTCCCGCCCAGCCACATTCGAGTGTCGTAATTCTTAATTCGAAGTGCTCTTTCCACTTTTTCAACCACGcacatgtgtgagtgtgtgtgtttgcaagGACTTCTTGCTGCTCGTGTCATTTGATTTATGGGCTTTAAATTTGCCAGAAAACTGTTATTGCTGGCGAAGCAGATTTGTTCGCAATTCGCCTGAAAATGCTCTTAATTAATAGTATTACTTCAATGGAAAGTTGTCAACGCTTTTTACGAAGAAAGCATTATGTGTACTTAAATTTAAGGGACTTTACTCGTATTAATTCGATGCCATCTCCGCCCGGTAAAAACCAACCACTGCGTAATGGTGAAGcgacaaaaattaaaattgcagcAAAATTCCAAAACAAAGCCGTGCGCTCGAGGAAgcaattcatttatttaatgtttccTGCATTTTATTGTCGTCTAAAGCGAATTTACGACTGCGAAGGCGCAGACAAAACAAAGCCCGATTCGCGGAAATGTTTAGTGTGTGTATTCTTCAAGTTAAAAAGGACCTTTTTTGCGGGACTGGCATAGACAAAGGCGAGCAACTGACAAAGCATTTCGATTGCGCATTCTGCCGCAGTGCAGTGCAGTCGCAAATATGGAAATCATTTGCCCCTGGTCTGGAGGTTTACGTTTCCTGTCCACTGAACTTGCAACTCGCAtccccacacacacgcacacattcacattcacatgCACATTCACAGACGCATAATGCCCGAAGCTCCCTGCTCAAGATTTtaatgccacacacacacacacacggcgagggcaatgaaatgaaagtgcattttccatttagaCGCAGAAGTTGCAGCCCTCAAAGAGCTTTAAGTAGCAAGGGACAAATCTGAGTCATTTTGTAGTACTTATAAAGAATTAATAGAACTATGAAGAAATCTGCGGAACTCAAGGAGTTTCCACCAGTCTTGTAGTATTCAAAAAATTTATAACCATTATTATTCACAGaatatttgtgtattaaaatcgCTGACAAATCTGTAGCGGCTAGCAAAAGAGGGATATCTGATACCCACTCACTCTCACATTTCAGccatttctcgcagtgtagtAACCCAATGAATTCACGTCTCATTGGGAATTTGGTACAGCTCTCTGTTTGCCAATTAAGCAATGAGTGCGTGAAGACCTccttatataaatatatatatacacccACTATATGCATGCACAGCTGTAGCTAATGAATGCATCCTGCGAATCGGGTAGAGCTCCTTTGAGATCGGTGCAATTAAAGGGTCGGCTGCCCCAAGCGCATTGCAATGAGAGGGCTAAAACACGATGATAATATTTTGCTAACCCCAAAGAGGCCATGCAGCACAATTTCCATAATACAAATTGCCGACTTATTAGGCCGAGACCCAAACCTATTGTGTGGCCCATATAAGCCGGGCCATCCCCACTTGAGCACGCAGCCGTGCAAAGTGCCAACTGGCTAACACTCTCGCACACTCGCAGGAGCCTACGAGGACTTAAGTGCTTATTAACTTCCGCACACTTGAAGGCACAATTATGAAATCGTCAATTTAAACCAGACACGCAACAAACACGCACCGGGGTCATTTGGGATGGGCGACGGAGCAGCTGGCTGGCCTAATCGAGTGTCCGACTTTTTGGGGTGGCGGGGCGGGATAAACACCGCCCTGTCCTCGTGCCCGAGGAGCAAATACACGAGACGTGACGCACACcacggcgtatgagtaataacTCTAGACAAGCGGAAAATTAATACCACTTGAGGCTATGGCATGTCAATGCCGCTACcccgcacacccacacacccactCCTGGCGAAAGGTGTAATTTGTCTGCCAGTGCCATCCCCTGTGGGccagtgtgtttgtgtgttttcaTTGTGCTGGCAAATGACCCACGCAGTCATTTTGCTCAGGCCCAAAATGTCCGAAATCTGTGTGTTTACTACCATATTAGTTTGCCTCTGGGCCGAAACGAAGTCCCTGACACAAGTGCCCTCGATAAGCGGAGCGGCTTAATTAAATTCTGTCGCAGTTGGCAGgtggaaattgaaaacaaataagTAAACTTTAGCCGGAACTCGGGATAAGCGGACTTGTCGTTTATGCCGGGAATTTTTAGACTTTCCTTGGGAAAGAAATTTAAAGTCTAAATATAACCACATGCtattaaaagtaaaagcattgcaaattcaaaatcaattctttttttatataatattttcaatgAAAGTAAAAATTCCTACAATTgactaaaaatttaaaaatataacacaTAAATAACTACCTGACTAAGtctttaaagttaattttgtATGGTCGTACTTTATAAGCCAAATTTTAATATCGTAAAAACTTTCATCGAGGTATATACGCATAACTTGATGAAATCTGAAGAGAATCGAAAATAAAGCACTTGATCGATCTGGGTCTCATCAATTAACATTGAATGCTTGTCCATTTCCACGAGGACAAAGTCTGGCTGCCTCACATTGACAAAAGGCACCGACACAAaagtcatcatcatcgccgtTGTCGTTGGCGGAGGCAAAAAAAGCAACAGTGatggatttatttttaataaaatattaaaacaatacTGGGCGTACTTACCACCCCCTCGCCAATGTGGTGCACGGTGCAGGGAACGTGGGCGGTGGCCCCGATCTGCGTGGTGACCACCGTCGAGTTCTCGGTACCGAAGTACATGGGCGTGCCGAAGAGGCTCTCCATGCCGCCCTCGATGCCGTTGCTGGCCTCCAGATGGTTCTCCACGGGCTCCAGCCGGTGTACTGGGATGGGATAGGGTCCGGCCGTATCTTTGGCCTGGATCCGGGAGTGCGAGTGCGTCTGGAGCACCGCTTCCTGCAGGTGTGTGGGCGTCGGCTGGCTTTGGCCATCGATCACATTGGTCGAGTCGAAGCTGGTGATGCTGCTGCCCCCGGCGGATGCGGCACTTTGGGCATACGGCTGTGGCACGGGCACCGGTTCACCCTCCTTCGACTGTgacataattaaattttgatttatatgCCTCACTGATGGCTCGCTAGCCGGCGTCGTCATGGTGGCGGCTTCTGTTATTCCTCCTCCCGGCGATGCGGATGCTGTGTGGTCTGCGAAGGGAACGACAGAAGAGGATGTGAGGTGACATTTTAAAATGTGTTAATATATGCGCTGTCCGCCGGCGCCGCAACAGTTTGTCGGATAAACAATAACAGCGTGAAGTCAATTATTTTGAATGAGCACCCAGCGcgtgcgtatacgtaatattttaCAACGGATTTTCATTAGCCTGGGCCCAGTGAATCTGCATAAAGTGACAGGACTAATTAAGCAGCCGACCTTATCAGGGATTCCTGCGGCTGCTAGCTTAAACAGAAATATGAtggataaattatataaaaagcATAGCTAGATAAGCACATTTGAAAATGGAAAGCTAAAAAGAAGTTGTTTCACAGAAGTGGTTTTTGTCATAAGAATAAGTATTAAGTTATAAGTT carries:
- the LOC6609715 gene encoding uncharacterized protein LOC6609715 isoform X4 — encoded protein: MPASSGLYRIKNDRVLDRLQKPAALIFIIAYIAACGICDHTASASPGGGITEAATMTTPASEPSVRHINQNLIMSQSKEGEPVPVPQPYAQSAASAGGSSITSFDSTNVIDGQSQPTPTHLQEAVLQTHSHSRIQAKDTAGPYPIPVHRLEPVENHLEASNGIEGGMESLFGTPMYFGTENSTVVTTQIGATAHVPCTVHHIGEGVPDFVLVEMDKHSMLIDETQIDQVLYFRFSSDFIKLCVYTSMKVFTILKFGL